A single genomic interval of Candidatus Methylomirabilota bacterium harbors:
- a CDS encoding sensor histidine kinase KdpD — MTEHRRDPDALLARAKEEEARKRQGRLKLFFGAAAGVGKTYAMLEAARELQADGRNVLVGVVETHGRAETAALLEGLPVLPPRLVEYRGATLKEFDLDGALSRRPTAILVDELAHTNAEGSRHRKRWQDVLELLDAGITVYTTLNVQHVESLNDVVAKITGVVVRETVPDSVLERADEIELVDLPPDDLLERLQEGKVYIPTQAQEAIENFFRKGNLIALRELALRRTAERVDAQMQAYMRDHAIAKTWPVAERILVCVGPSPFSPQLVRAGHRLAHRLGAQLIVAYVETAAHARLSQADQDRIIQTLRLAESLGAETVRLSGPTMSEEILAYARGRNVSKIVIGKPARSLWQRILLGSIVDALVRGSGEIDIHVVSGEGEPASGRPLRPRPHVPNWASYGLALAAVAVSTGIACAMFGHFGLSNLIMVYLLGVVAVAARTSRGPTVVASVLSVLAFDFFFVPPYLSFAVSDTEHLLTFFVMLVVALVTSGMTVRIRAQAAAARQRERRIGALYSMSRELASGRGVDTLLETALRHISEVFAGQITVLLPDAAGHMAPRLSKPEGVELSGTDLGVAQWTYEHREVAGLGTSTVPGARVLCVPLLASRGAVGVLAVVPPEPHAFDNPEALHQLETFANQTALAIERAQLAEEAQAAELRAETERMRNSLLSSVSHDLRTPLATIIGASSGLLEGGERLAAPTRRDLVRSIHGEATQLDRLVNELLEMTRLESGAVTIKAEPQALDGIVGSALHRLDQLLRDRVVRVILPPDLPLVRIDALLMEQVFINLLDNAARYSPPGSPIEVAASVAGLKVVVEVSDRGQGFAPGEEARAFEKFYRGRSPSTRGVGLGLAICRAIVEVHGGTITAENRPGDGATIRFTLPREESPSLPDPTAVVDAC, encoded by the coding sequence TTGACCGAGCACCGCCGCGACCCCGACGCGCTCCTCGCGCGCGCCAAGGAGGAGGAGGCGCGCAAGCGCCAGGGGCGGCTCAAGCTCTTCTTCGGCGCGGCGGCGGGAGTGGGGAAGACGTACGCCATGCTGGAGGCGGCCCGCGAGCTCCAGGCCGACGGCAGGAACGTGCTGGTGGGTGTGGTCGAGACACATGGCCGCGCCGAGACCGCCGCCCTCCTCGAGGGGCTGCCCGTCCTGCCGCCCCGCCTCGTCGAATACCGGGGGGCGACGCTCAAAGAGTTTGATCTCGACGGCGCGCTCTCCCGCCGCCCCACAGCCATCCTCGTGGACGAGTTGGCCCACACCAACGCCGAGGGCTCCCGTCACCGGAAGCGCTGGCAGGACGTCCTCGAGCTGCTCGACGCGGGTATCACCGTCTACACCACGCTCAACGTCCAGCACGTGGAGAGCCTGAACGACGTGGTGGCGAAGATCACCGGCGTGGTCGTGCGCGAGACAGTGCCGGACTCGGTGCTGGAGCGGGCGGACGAGATCGAGCTGGTGGACTTGCCCCCCGACGACCTCCTGGAGCGGCTGCAGGAGGGGAAGGTCTATATCCCTACCCAGGCGCAGGAAGCCATCGAGAACTTCTTCCGCAAGGGCAACCTGATCGCGCTTCGCGAGCTGGCCCTGCGGCGTACCGCCGAGCGGGTGGACGCGCAGATGCAGGCATACATGCGCGACCACGCCATCGCGAAGACCTGGCCGGTGGCCGAGCGCATCCTCGTCTGCGTGGGCCCGAGCCCCTTCTCGCCCCAGCTCGTGCGGGCTGGACACCGCCTCGCCCACCGGCTCGGCGCCCAGCTGATCGTGGCGTACGTGGAGACGGCGGCCCATGCGCGGCTGTCCCAGGCTGACCAGGACCGCATCATCCAGACCCTGCGGCTCGCCGAATCGCTCGGCGCCGAGACGGTGCGGCTCAGCGGCCCGACGATGAGCGAAGAGATTCTTGCATACGCGCGCGGGCGGAACGTCAGCAAGATCGTCATCGGCAAGCCCGCCCGCTCGCTCTGGCAGCGCATCCTGCTGGGATCCATCGTCGATGCGCTCGTCCGGGGCAGCGGTGAGATCGACATCCACGTGGTGAGCGGCGAGGGGGAGCCGGCGTCGGGCCGGCCGCTCCGGCCGCGCCCGCATGTGCCCAACTGGGCCTCCTACGGCCTTGCTCTGGCAGCGGTAGCCGTGAGCACTGGCATCGCCTGTGCGATGTTCGGCCACTTCGGGCTCTCCAATCTCATAATGGTCTACCTGCTCGGGGTTGTCGCGGTGGCCGCCCGCACCTCACGCGGCCCGACCGTGGTGGCTTCAGTGCTGAGCGTGCTCGCCTTTGACTTCTTCTTCGTTCCGCCCTACCTCTCCTTCGCAGTGTCCGACACCGAGCACCTCCTGACGTTCTTCGTGATGCTCGTGGTGGCGCTGGTCACGAGCGGCATGACGGTGCGGATCCGCGCGCAGGCCGCGGCGGCCCGCCAGCGCGAGCGTCGGATCGGCGCTCTCTACAGCATGAGCCGGGAGCTCGCCAGCGGCCGCGGAGTGGACACTCTCCTCGAGACCGCGCTGCGGCACATCAGCGAGGTCTTCGCGGGCCAGATCACCGTGCTGCTGCCGGATGCGGCCGGGCATATGGCCCCGCGGCTCTCGAAGCCGGAGGGCGTCGAGCTGAGCGGCACCGATCTCGGCGTGGCGCAATGGACCTACGAGCACCGGGAGGTGGCCGGGCTGGGGACGTCCACCGTACCGGGCGCGCGTGTCCTCTGCGTCCCCTTGCTCGCCTCGCGCGGGGCGGTCGGTGTGCTCGCGGTGGTGCCGCCCGAGCCGCATGCGTTCGACAATCCCGAGGCGCTCCATCAGCTCGAGACCTTCGCCAACCAGACCGCGCTGGCCATCGAGCGCGCCCAGCTCGCCGAGGAGGCGCAGGCGGCGGAGCTGCGGGCGGAGACGGAGCGCATGCGCAACTCGCTGTTGAGCTCGGTGTCGCACGACCTCCGCACGCCGCTGGCCACCATCATCGGCGCTTCGAGCGGTCTCCTCGAGGGCGGCGAGCGCCTGGCCGCGCCGACGCGGAGGGACCTCGTGCGCTCCATCCACGGAGAGGCGACCCAGCTCGACCGGCTCGTCAACGAGCTGCTCGAGATGACGCGGCTCGAGTCGGGCGCCGTCACGATCAAGGCGGAGCCGCAGGCGCTGGATGGGATCGTCGGCTCCGCCCTGCATCGGCTGGACCAGCTCCTCCGCGATCGTGTGGTGCGCGTGATCCTGCCCCCCGATCTCCCGCTGGTCCGCATCGACGCCCTGCTCATGGAGCAGGTGTTCATCAATCTGCTGGACAATGCGGCGCGCTACTCGCCGCCCGGCTCCCCCATCGAGGTGGCCGCCTCGGTGGCCGGCCTCAAGGTCGTGGTGGAAGTGAGCGACCGAGGGCAGGGGTTCGCGCCGGGCGAGGAGGCGCGCGCCTTCGAGAAGTTCTACCGAGGCCGGTCGCCCAGCACGCGGGGAGTGGGCCTGGGGCTGGCGATCTGCCGGGCCATCGTGGAGGTGCATGGCGGCACCATTACCGCGGAGAACCGCCCCGGTGACGGCGCCACCATCCGGTTCACGCTCCCGCGGGAAGAGTCGCCCTCGCTGCCGGATCCGACGGCTGTCGTCGATGCCTGCTAG
- a CDS encoding TMEM165/GDT1 family protein encodes MPAVVWSSFLLVALAEMGDKTQLLALTLASRYRRPWTVLAGVLVATLANRALAASVGEGVARAVAPRVLAVGVALGFFVFRVWTLIPDRPAEPGTRERGAVTVGATLGMLAANGLAVFGGVALAARLPMHYLRWSAATLFGLFGALALASAFRGA; translated from the coding sequence GTGCCTGCCGTAGTGTGGAGCTCGTTCTTGCTCGTCGCCCTCGCGGAGATGGGCGACAAGACTCAGCTGCTTGCCCTCACCCTCGCCTCGCGCTATCGGCGGCCGTGGACCGTCCTCGCGGGCGTGCTCGTGGCCACCCTCGCCAATCGCGCGCTGGCCGCGTCGGTCGGCGAGGGCGTGGCGCGCGCGGTCGCCCCGCGCGTGCTCGCCGTCGGCGTCGCGCTGGGATTCTTCGTCTTCCGCGTCTGGACCCTCATCCCCGACCGCCCAGCCGAGCCGGGCACGCGCGAGCGCGGGGCGGTCACCGTGGGCGCCACGCTCGGCATGCTCGCCGCCAATGGGCTGGCCGTCTTCGGCGGCGTCGCGCTCGCCGCGCGGCTCCCCATGCATTATCTGCGCTGGTCGGCGGCGACCCTGTTCGGGCTCTTCGGCGCGCTCGCGCTGGCCTCTGCGTTCCGCGGGGCCTAG
- a CDS encoding ABC transporter substrate-binding protein, with protein sequence MSDDRGRRMNRSITRRGFLGTLGAATAAAGFPAVARGQAPAPVKVGYILPVTGPLAFEAQLALNGILLAVDEINASGGIKSLGGAKLTLLPGDTQNKVELGKSEAQRLIDQGVVALMGPFSSLVAFSVRQDTEKARTPFLLLAAVADNLTEGGLRYTFRMQPNGRAMATLTVDNMLEMARAANVPIKRVAMMHEDGNFGTTMGNHVEAFAKTKGYELVQRVPYNLRSPDFTAELAKVKAARPDLLVISGYYGDSKLIAETAAKLRVGVNALVGLANAAYSNPRFIAENRELTEQI encoded by the coding sequence ATGAGCGACGACAGAGGGCGCAGGATGAACCGCTCCATCACCCGGCGCGGCTTCCTCGGGACGCTCGGCGCGGCCACCGCGGCCGCGGGCTTTCCCGCGGTGGCGCGCGGCCAGGCGCCCGCGCCGGTGAAGGTGGGGTACATCCTGCCCGTGACGGGCCCGCTCGCCTTCGAGGCCCAGCTCGCGCTGAACGGCATCCTGCTCGCGGTGGACGAGATCAACGCCTCGGGCGGGATCAAGTCGCTCGGCGGCGCCAAGCTCACCCTGCTCCCCGGCGACACGCAGAACAAGGTCGAGCTCGGCAAGTCCGAGGCGCAGCGCCTCATCGACCAGGGCGTCGTCGCGCTGATGGGCCCGTTCTCGAGCTTGGTCGCCTTCTCCGTGCGCCAGGACACCGAGAAGGCGCGCACGCCGTTCCTCCTCCTCGCCGCCGTCGCCGACAATCTCACCGAGGGCGGGCTCCGCTACACGTTCCGGATGCAGCCCAACGGCAGGGCCATGGCCACGCTGACCGTGGACAACATGCTGGAGATGGCGAGGGCGGCCAACGTGCCGATCAAGCGCGTCGCCATGATGCACGAGGACGGGAACTTCGGCACCACCATGGGCAATCACGTCGAAGCCTTCGCGAAGACGAAGGGCTACGAGCTGGTGCAGCGCGTGCCCTACAACCTCCGCTCACCCGACTTCACCGCCGAGCTGGCCAAGGTGAAGGCGGCCCGGCCCGACCTCCTCGTGATCAGCGGCTACTACGGCGACTCCAAGCTCATCGCGGAAACCGCGGCCAAGCTGCGGGTGGGCGTGAACGCGCTGGTGGGACTCGCCAACGCGGCGTACTCGAACCCCCGCTTCATTGCCGAGAACCGCGAGCTCACCGAGCAAATCT
- a CDS encoding response regulator, translating into MPASAPASMPGAVVVLIEDAPEIRRFLRASLVDHGYRLVEAETGREGLQAAETRQPDVIILDLGLPDMEGLDVIRRLREWTAVPILVLSARGQEVDKIAALDAGADDYVSKPFGVGELLARLRVLLRGAGRAVRDIDEGLYESGDLVVAFAHRRVAVKGQDVHLTPIEYRLLTTLIRHAGKVLTHQQLLKEVWGRPYADQPHYLHVYMAQLRRKIEGDPARPRHLLTEPGVGYRLAEE; encoded by the coding sequence ATGCCTGCTAGCGCGCCCGCGTCCATGCCGGGGGCCGTCGTCGTCCTCATCGAGGACGCGCCCGAGATCCGTCGCTTCCTGCGCGCGAGCCTCGTCGACCACGGCTATCGCCTGGTGGAGGCCGAGACGGGGCGCGAGGGCCTGCAGGCCGCGGAGACCCGGCAGCCGGACGTCATCATCCTGGACTTGGGGCTTCCCGACATGGAGGGGCTCGACGTCATCCGGCGGCTGCGTGAATGGACGGCGGTGCCCATTCTCGTGCTCTCCGCCCGCGGCCAGGAAGTCGACAAGATCGCCGCGCTGGACGCGGGCGCGGACGACTACGTGAGCAAGCCCTTCGGCGTGGGAGAGCTGCTGGCGCGCCTGCGCGTGCTGTTGCGAGGGGCGGGCCGGGCCGTGCGGGACATCGACGAGGGGTTATACGAGTCCGGTGACCTCGTGGTGGCCTTCGCGCACCGCCGCGTGGCCGTGAAGGGGCAGGATGTGCACCTTACGCCCATCGAGTACCGGCTCCTCACCACGCTAATCCGCCACGCGGGCAAGGTGCTCACTCACCAGCAGCTCCTGAAGGAGGTGTGGGGACGGCCCTACGCGGATCAGCCACACTACCTCCACGTGTATATGGCGCAACTGCGGCGGAAAATCGAGGGGGATCCGGCGCGGCCGCGACACTTGCTGACCGAGCCGGGAGTGGGCTACCGGCTCGCGGAGGAGTGA
- a CDS encoding DGQHR domain-containing protein translates to MITVPAHRVKQFGVEFFQASFSAKDIDRLVKFEVLGYAGKDAPAPKAKRANRARVNWEMLEKRIGESEAAYQRPVIRRKIDELVSYYRDCKEAGTLPAIPGAVIITSEKRFTFTPMASQHDLGLLQIPEEHGVLRVLDGQHRLLALHALTQAGENLGIEVPAVLFDRLDARQIVELFVTINAKHTRLNPSHIVSLAGRKLYPDPNQALAHDVIRSLNEDQTSPLAGEIKMLGTGRGRVSQAPLAEEIVDFLETVEKIGGGARTSELRKEAKRFFLNYMKAVAGVFPTAWAGRKYSIKTVAALRAFIRVAPDVMARARELKRDAFDYNAIREAVKPWGERLRDRRFETEGEWKTKLAGGTRGTVEALTRELREAMRG, encoded by the coding sequence ATGATCACGGTTCCGGCGCATAGGGTGAAGCAATTCGGGGTCGAGTTCTTCCAGGCGTCGTTCTCCGCCAAGGACATCGACCGCCTGGTGAAGTTCGAGGTCCTCGGCTATGCCGGCAAGGACGCCCCCGCCCCGAAGGCCAAGCGCGCCAACCGCGCCCGCGTGAACTGGGAAATGCTCGAAAAGCGCATCGGCGAGAGCGAGGCAGCCTATCAGCGCCCGGTGATCCGTCGCAAGATCGACGAGCTGGTCAGCTACTACCGCGACTGCAAGGAGGCGGGGACGCTGCCCGCCATTCCCGGCGCCGTCATCATCACCTCCGAGAAGCGCTTCACCTTCACCCCGATGGCGAGTCAGCACGATCTCGGCCTGCTTCAGATCCCCGAGGAGCACGGGGTCCTTCGCGTCCTGGACGGCCAGCACCGCCTCCTCGCCCTGCACGCCCTGACCCAGGCGGGCGAGAACCTCGGCATCGAGGTCCCCGCCGTGCTCTTCGACCGCCTCGACGCGCGGCAGATCGTGGAGCTCTTCGTCACGATCAACGCCAAGCACACGCGGCTGAACCCGTCGCACATCGTGAGCCTCGCCGGGCGCAAGCTCTACCCCGATCCCAACCAGGCTCTCGCCCACGACGTCATCCGCTCGCTCAACGAGGACCAGACCTCGCCGCTGGCCGGCGAGATCAAGATGCTGGGCACCGGCCGCGGGCGCGTGTCCCAGGCGCCGCTCGCGGAAGAGATCGTGGACTTCCTCGAGACGGTGGAGAAGATCGGCGGCGGCGCTCGCACGAGCGAGCTGCGCAAGGAAGCCAAGCGCTTCTTCCTCAACTACATGAAGGCGGTGGCGGGGGTGTTCCCGACCGCGTGGGCGGGGCGCAAGTACTCCATCAAGACCGTCGCCGCCCTCCGCGCCTTCATCCGCGTGGCCCCGGACGTGATGGCGCGCGCCCGCGAGCTCAAGCGCGACGCCTTCGACTACAACGCCATCCGCGAGGCCGTGAAGCCCTGGGGCGAGCGGCTGCGCGACCGCCGCTTCGAGACCGAGGGCGAGTGGAAGACCAAGCTCGCCGGCGGCACCCGCGGCACCGTGGAGGCCCTCACCCGCGAGCTCCGCGAGGCGATGCGGGGCTAG